From Drosophila virilis strain 15010-1051.87 chromosome X, Dvir_AGI_RSII-ME, whole genome shotgun sequence, the proteins below share one genomic window:
- the LOC6633650 gene encoding 26S proteasome non-ATPase regulatory subunit 5, whose translation MEEEWWQTNLRELNAKGKRMETLTSMFTKINKQSALPRHIIESLLRAPALYECAIVEDADKEPLVNMSTDFIRSCLDQLQLDMSDANLPQLLNPALHHSNPALRALVLNNLLKELRRQTSDSAIQTLPSNELLVYVLDELQQPETQCSAAAINILTIVLSQWLNDAGVQSKLVQLLQQNEVVRCRAYELGVMLAKRSADSLSSVEFILDAALGELDNDDVLLQASVLEILVPLAEQNHGLSYMERRRVFDIISSRVQRIEEHPLDTLLIPSIMKFFGKVAAVQPQKIIAGYPHMLACLFELLQSGDEAVLPTAMDTLANLASTVQGKKLMHAQFQPAMQQTLRKYADYIRNLSPPLKIRLLNSLDVIFTQETPASSELSAILKNWYECFASGQQLSHIMELLHTPFPDLQLAALGLLKTLCQYQWGIKAVQGTAGAIEFLLSRQPDLHKDVKYLKWQIMEQLSVSSEFTATETVRFTAYVNEGPYHVQSNVNIATEPQGNQ comes from the exons ATGGAGGAGGAATGGTGGCAAACCAATTTGCGCGAGCTAAATGCAAAGGGTAAGCGCATGGAGACGCTCACCAGTATGTTTAcgaaaatcaacaaacaaTCGGCCCTGCCGCGCCATATAATTGAGTCGCTGTTGCGCGCGCCGGCGCTCTACGAATGTGCCATCGTCGAGGATGCCGACAAAGAGCCACTGGTGAATATGTCCACTGACTTTATACGCAGCTGCCTggaccagctgcagctggacatGAGCGATGCGAATCTGCCGCAGCTGCTCAACCCCGCGCTGCATCATTCTAATCCCGCCCTGCGTGCCTTGGTGCTCAACAATCTGCTAAAGGAGCTGCGCCGCCAGACTAGCGACAGCGCAATACAGACGCTGCCCAGCAACGAGTTGCTCGTCTATGTGCTAGACGAGCTGCAACAGCCGGAGACGCAGTGCAGCGCCGCCGCCATCAACATATTGACCATTGTGCTCAGCCAGTGGCTAAATGATGCCGGCGTCCAGTCCAAgctggtgcagctgctgcagcagaacGAAGTGGTACGCTGTCGCGCCTACGAGTTGGGCGTCATGCTGGCCAAGCGCAGCGCCGATTCTCTAAGCTCCGTCGAGTTCATACTGGATGCAGCGCTCGGCGAGTTGGACAACGACGATGTGCTGCTGCAAGCGAGCGTGCTGGAGATACTGGTGCCTTTGGCCGAGCAGAATCACGGCCTCAGCTACATGGAGCGACGTCGCGTCTTCGATATCATCAGCAGTCGCGTGCAGCGCATCGAGGAGCATCCATTGGACACCCTGCTCATACCCAGCATCATGAAGTTCTTTGGCAAAGTGGCTGCGGTGCAGCCGCAAAAGATCATAGCCGGCTATCCGCACATGCTGGCCTGCCTGTTTGAGCTGCTGCAGTCCGGCGATGAGGCTGTCCTGCCCACGGCCATGGACACGCTGGCCAATCTGGCGAGCACCGTGCAGGGCAAGAAGCTAATGCATGCACAGTTCCAGCCCGCCATGCAGCAAACACTGCGCAAGTATGCGGACTATATCAGAAATCTCTCGCCGCCGCTCAAAATACGCTTGCTCAACTCTCTGGATGTCATCTTTACCCAGGAGACGCCGGCCAGCTCTGAGCTGAG cgcCATTTTGAAGAACTGGTACGAGTGCTTTGccagtggccagcagctgaGCCACATCATGGAGCTGCTGCACACACCGTTTCCCGATCTCCAGCTGGCCGCGCTGGGCCTGCTAAAGACCCTCTGCCAATACCAATGGGGCATCAAAGCTGTGCAGGGCACAGCGGGTGCCATTGAGTTTTTGCTGTCGCGTCAGCCTGATCTGCACAAGGATGTCAAGTATCTAAAGTGGCAGATTATGGAGCAGCTGTCGGTTAGCAGCGAGTTTACGGCCACCGAAACGGTGCGCTTCACTGCCTATGTCAACGAGGGACCATATCATGTCCAGAGCAATGTCAACATTGCCACCGAGCCGCAGGGCAATCAGTAG
- the Bap60 gene encoding brahma-associated protein of 60 kDa, which produces MSQRFAPGQAPVQSRYQPPPQSPGMRPYPPVTGTTFPPRGFPLHPNTTQPVPGSVTAPVGPGPALLQRTTQPSFQSGLRGSGSGGAGGGGGSKRSAESRSLNSGPNKGEFATGAKKKKKLADKILPQKVRDLVPESQAYMDLLTFERKLDATIMRKRLDIQEALKRPMKQKRKLRIFISNTFYPSKEPSNDGDEGAVASWELRVEGRLLEDGKGDPNTKIKRKFSSFFKSLVIELDKELYGPDNHLVEWHRTHTTQETDGFQVKRPGDRNVRCTILLLLDYQPLQFKLDPRLARLLGVHTQTRPVIISALWQYIKTHKLQDAHEREYINCDKYLEQIFSCQRMKFAEIPQRLNPLLHPPDPIVINHFIESGAENKQTACYDIDVEVDDTLKTQMNSFLMSTASQQEIQGLDTKIHETVDTINQMKTNREFFLSFAKDPQMFIHRWIISQTRDLKLMTDVVGNPEEERRAEFYYQPWTHEAVSRYFFTKVNQKRAELEQALGIRNG; this is translated from the exons ATGTCGCAACGCTTTGCGCCTGGCCAAGCGCCAGTGCAGTCGCGCTACCAGCCACCACCCCAATCGCCTGGCATGCGTCCCTATCCACCAGTCACCGGCACCACTTTCCCG CCACGCGGCTTTCCGCTACATCCGAATACAACGCAGCCAGTGCCCGGCAGTGTTACCGCGCCCGTTGGCCCCGGCCccgcgctgctgcagcgcacCACCCAGCCCAGTTTCCAGAGCGGATTGCGCGGCAGCGGCTCCGGCGgtgctggcggcggcggtggcagcaAACGTTCGGCGGAGTCACGTAGCCTGAACAGCGGTCCCAACAAGGGCGAATTTGCAACTGGcgccaaaaagaagaagaaattgGCGGATAAAATATTGCCCCAAAAGGTGCGCGACCTGGTGCCGGAGTCGCAGGCGTACATGGATCTGCTAACATTTGAACGCAAACTGGACGCCACCATCATGCGCAAACGTCTGGACATACAGGAGGCGCTCAAGCGGCCAATGAAGCAGAAGCGCAAGCTGCGCATCTTCATTTCGAATACATTCTACCCGAGCAAGGAGCCGAGCAATGATGGGGACGAGGGCGCCGTTGCCTCCTGGGAGCTGCGTGTGGAGGGGCGCCTGCTGGAGGATGGCAAGGGTGATCCCAATACGAAGATCAAGCGCAAATTCTCATCGTTCTTCAAGTCGCTGGTCATCGAACTGGACAAGGAGCTGTATGGGCCGGATAATCATCTGGTGGAATGGCatcgcacacacaccacacaggAAACGGACGGGTTTCAGGTAAAACGGCCCGGCGATCGAAATGTGCGCTGCACCATTCTGTTGCTGCTCGACTACCAGCCGCTGCAGTTCAAACTGGATCCGCGCCTGGCCCGGCTGCTGGGCGTGCACACACAGACGCGGCCCGTCATCATCTCGGCGCTGTGGCAGTACATCAAGACGCACAAGCTGCAGGATGCCCACGAGCGGGAGTATATCAATTGTGACAAATATTTGGAGCAGATCTTCAGCTGTCAGCGCATGAAATTTGCTGAGATACCACAGCGTCTGAATCCGCTGCTCCATCCGCCAGATCCGATTGTCATCAATCATTTCATTGAGAGCGGCGCGGAGAACAAACAGACCGCCTGCTACGATATCGATGTCGAGGTGGACGACACGCTCAAGACCCAAATGAATAGCTTTTTGATGAGCACCGCCAGCCAGCAGGAGATCCAGGGTCTGGACACAAAGATACACGAGACCGTCGATACGATCaatcaaatgaaaacgaaTCGCGAATTCTTTCTCAGCTTTGCCAAGGATCCGCAAATGTTTATCCATCGCTGGATCATCAGCCAGACGCGAGACCTTAAG CTCATGACCGATGTTGTTGGCAATCCGGAGGAGGAGCGACGCGCCGAGTTCTACTATCAGCCCTGGACGCACGAGGCCGTCTCGCGCTACTTCTTCACCAAGGTCAATCAGAAGCGCGCCGAACTGGAGCAGGCCCTCGGCATACGCAACGGCTAA
- the LOC6633652 gene encoding lipid scramblase CLPTM1L: protein MAMPSISTLVGVAFLAYILHSIYQMSQLFTTLKCSDSPCYTSFLAERPRLQLALFSSLTRNPIASEVQDLYKTKRFDYGKPFDQDFKLDVPLKTRRNGTLYLHVVLALEGEPLEWRTLRREGPTVLHTLSMCEYMLPRAEAFNLLGDGEKQSSSSSSSPTAAPVKRSSVPGRPITHIRSDVYVTLLTDLFALSQADVPPEMAQLIRVNRMQQILPILQTDMFNTRLKDLVAVTSNTTEFTFRFHYKPVGVGKLRLMLLMEHATQALQAFGFASKDIDEVKGIFSDTNVYLLCGTIFVSSIHMLFDFLSFKNDVSFWRQKRSYEGLSTRTTLWRAFSQIVIFLYLLDEQTSYLVLVPVGLGTLIELWKCKKILRLELSFSSFISRKLEEVDQRNGQAQPAAGQLAEQQTQQFDREGMRYLSYLLYPLCLGGAVYSLLYQPHRSWYSWTLNSLVNGVYAFGFLFMLPQLFVNYKLKSVAALPWRAFMYKAFNTFIDDFFAFIITMPTAHRVACLRDDIVFLIYLYQRWLYPVDATRVDTGLAIDETPPARGTGSGSRPKRD from the exons ATGGCCATGCCTTCGATCTCAACGCTGGTGGGCGTGGCGTTTTTAGCCTACATCCTGCATTCCATATACCAAATGTCGCAGCTCTTCACGACGCTCAAGTGCAGCGACTCGCCCTGCTACACATCGTTCCTGGCGGAGCGGCCGCGTCTGCAGCTGGCGCTGTTCAGTTCGCTGACACGTAATCCGATTGCCTCCGAGGTGCAGGATCTGTACAAGACGAAGCGTTTCGATTATGGCAAACCCTTCGATCAGGACTTCAAGCTGGATGTGCCGCTCAAGACGCGCCGCAACGGCACGCTCTACCTGCATGTGGTGCTGGCGCTGGAGGGCGAGCCGCTCGAGTGGCGCACCCTGCGCCGCGAGGGACCCACCGTGCTGCACACGCTCAGCATGTGCGAGTATATGTTGCCGCGGGCGGAGGCCTTTAATCTGCTGGGCGATGGCGAGAAgcagtcgtcgtcgtcgtcatcatcgccAACGGCGGCGCCCGTGAAGCGGTCATCTGTGCCGGGTCGACCcatcacacacatacgtagCGATGTGTACGTGACGCTGCTGACGGATCTGTTTGCGCTGTCGCAGGCGGACGTGCCGCCAGAGATGGCACAGCTGATACGCGTGAATCGCATGCAACAAATACTGCCCATACTGCAGACGGACATGTTCAATACACGGCTCAAGGATCTGGTTGCCGTGACGAGCAACACCACCGAATTCACATTCCGCTTCCATTACAAGCCCGTCGGCGTGGGCAAGCTGCGCCTGATGCTGCTCATGGAGCACGCCACACAGGCGCTGCAGGCGTTCGGATTTGCCAGCAAGGACATTGACGAGGTCAAGGGCATCTTCTCCGACACGAATGTGTACCTGCTCTGCGGCACCATCTTCGTGTCCAGCATTCAC ATGCTCTTCGACTTTCTGAGCTTCAAGAACGACGTGTCCTTTTGGCGCCAGAAACGCTCCTACGAGGGCTTGTCCACGCGCACCACACTCTGGCGCGCCTTCTCGCAGATCGTCATCTTTCTGTATCTGCTGGACGAGCAGACATCGTATCTGGTGCTGGTGCCCGTCGGCCTCGGCACCCTGATCGAGCTGTGGAAATGCAAGAAGATATTGCGGCTCGAGCTGAGTTTCAGCTCGTTCATCAGCCGCAAACTGGAGGAGGTGGATCAGCGCAACGGGCAAGCACAGCCCGCCGCTGGCCAGCTGGCCGAGCAGCAGACGCAGCAGTTCGATCGCGAGGGCATGCGCTATCTCAGCTATCTGCTGTATCCGCTGTGCCTGGGCGGCGCCGTCTATTCGCTGCTGTATCAGCCGCATCGCTCCTGGTACAGCTGGACCCTTAACTCGCTGGTGAATGGCGTCTATGCGTTTGGGTTTCTGTTCATGCTGCCGCAGCTGTTTGTCAACTACAAGCTCAAGTCTGTGGCGGCTCTGCCCTGGCGCGCTTTCATGTACAAGGCCTTCAATACGTTCATCGACGACTTCTTTGCCTTCATCATCACCATGCCGACGGCTCATCGTGTCGCCTGCCTGCGCGACGATATTGTGTTCCTTATCTATTTGTATCAGCGCTGGCTCTATCCGGTGGACGCAACGCGCGTCGATACGGGCCTCGCCATTGATGAGACGCCTCCGGCTCGTGGCACCGGCTCCGGGTCTCGCCCCAAGCGCGACTAA